The stretch of DNA AAGTAGGTACAACGAATCTTACCTTTACTCCTGAGAAGACTGGCGAATTCACCTTTAGCTGCGGTATGGAAATGTTTAAAGGGACCATCATTGTTGAATAGCATACGAAAAAGGCTGACTATATTGTCAGCCTTTTTCGGGTTTATATTACAAAACTTCCATGTTTTCTAATTGACGCTTTCTCCTTTTACTGTCTGCACGAAGAATTTGAACAGATAAATAAATACCTGAACCAGTAAGGAAAATCATCGCAAGAGCAGCTAAATCAATCAACCATTTCACATCCGTATTTCCAATTCTACCTTCATGAAGACCACGGATGGTACTCATGAATGAGCCTTGCCCCAACCTTTCTCCACGAACCCCCTCTGGAAAATTTCCATTTCTGCCAAACCCACCAGATTCTTGAACTTGTCCGCCCTGCATGCCAGCTTGTCCCTGTGATGGGTTAGTTCCATTAAATCCATTTGGGCCCTGCATTTGGCCATTTGCTTGTCCCTCACCCTGCCTGAATTGTCCTCTATTAAATTGGCCTTGTTGAAAGTTTCCTCTTTCACCTTCCATTTGTGTTTGACCGATTAACCAAGGTTCATTCATTAGTAGCCCTGTAATAGACTCCAAAAAAATTAATACTGATGCAATTAAGCCAATCCATAAGTGCGCCTTTCTCATCTTCTTCATGACAGTACTTCTCCCCTCAAATGGTTGTTTCAACTAATAAATTCATTATCGTGGGCGTTCCTTAAGATTTCCTTAAAAAAAAGAACCCAAATTTAATTTTTTTGGGCTCTCGGAAAAATAATCTCTATTGTCGTTCCTTTACCAAGGCTACTTTGAACCTTTGTCCTTCCATGGTGTTTCTCAATGATCCATTTAGCAATAGACAAGCCCAAACCTGTTCCTTCAGCTGCAGTACGGGCTTTGTCACTTTGATAAAAACGATCAAATATTTTCGGAATATCTTCTTCTGGGATTCCAATCCCGTTATCTTTCACTTCTAAGTAAATGGAGGAGTGACTTTGTCTACAAGATAACAAGATTTCTCCACCCTCCTGAGTGTATTTCATTGCATTGTCCAATAGGATAACAATAAGCTGATGGATTCTCTCTTTATCTGCAAAGAATTCCACAGGTTCAAGCGTACTTAAGTGAAGCGTTTTTTCTTGGTACATAGCAATCTCTTCATAATGATGAATTATTTCTTTTAAAAGCTCATCTAGTTGAAAAGCATTCTTCTTCATTTCAATTTGATCGGAATCAGATCTTGCCAACGTCAATAAATTAGTAACAAGTTTCGAGAGTCTTCGTGATTCGTTTGAAATCGCGGATATATCTAAAATTTTATCCTGTATAGTTGCGCTTGGTGATCGAAAAAGAATATCCGTTTTTGCCTGGATTACTGCTAAAGGGGTTCTTAATTCGTGTGATGCATCCGATACAAATTCAGTCTGCTTTTGCCATGCTCTTTTGATTGGGACAAGTGCCTTGCCTGCTAAGAAATAACCAGAGATTACAGCTAATACCACTCCAATTCCAATACCCACTGTAATAATTAATAATAACTGGTTGAGTAATTCTTTTTCAGAGTTAACGTTTCGAATAAATTGAACCGTCACTTTCCCTAATTCAGGATGGTTTACCTCAAACGCTACATACCTATAAGAAAACTCCTCCACTTCTACATCCTGCAGGCTGTTTAATGCCTTAGGGCGTATGGCGTTTTCATGATCGAGAAAAAGGTCAGCTTCACGATTTTGCTCTGCTATAAGTTTCTTATTTTCATCCCATATTAATGTCATAATTCTCGGGTCTCTTCTCATGACCCTCAGGAAAGACTTCCCTTCTCCCTCTCGCATATCATCTTTATCAGGACCAATACCAGGTCTTGGTTGCTCCTGAAAATGGTCAAGAGATTCTTGTAACGACTGATTGACATCCTTATATAATCTACTATCTGTATAAAAATAGATGGTGCTTCCTAGAATGCTAATGAGGACAATAAAGACAATGGAATTAATAAATGTTAATCGTATATGAGTTTGCCGGAACATTTGCACCCCCTATTCTTCGTTAAGCATGTAACCTACGCCACGAATCGTTTTTATGTCAGCATGATAACCTGTAGGTTCTAGTTTTTTACGAAGATGATGCATGAAGACCTCAACGATCGCTATTGTTGTATCAGAATCAAAGCCCCATACACGATCATATATTTGTTCTTTTGTTAAAATAGCCCCTTTATTTTGAATGAGATATTCTAACAGTTCATATTGTTTGGAGGTAAGTTTAATCGATTCTCCATTTGCCACAATGTCTCTTTCTTTCCCTAACAATTCAATCCCCCGATATTGAATGGTTTGATTGGTAGTCAGGCTGCCACTTCTACGTAATAAGGCTCGAATCCTCGCTTTTAACTCAGCCGCTTGAAATGGCTTCACTAAGTAATCATCTCCGCCGCTATCTAATCCCTTCACACGGTCTTCTAACGAATCTCTGGCCGTTAGAAAGAGGACTGGGATTTTTAAACCTTCTTTTCTTATTGTCTGGAGCACTTCAAAACCATCTATTTCAGGAATCATTACATCCAACACAATCACATCATGGATATTCTGCATTGCTAAAAATAAAGCATCTTCCCCATTCGCTGCTTGGTCCACTTCAAATTCATCTGATAAAAGCTGAACAATAGACTCGAGCAACGGAATATTATCTTCTACTACTAATAAACGCATCCCTATCTCTCCTAGTAACTAAGATCTTTTATTAAATTATATAGTAAAGGAAGCGGCCGCAAAAGGAACGATCCGCTTACATTCATTTTATTCATATCGTAGAGCCTGAATAGGATTCAATTTGGATGCTTTATTAGCAGGAAATACTCCAAATATGACACCTACAGCCAACGAGAAAAGGAATGATAATAGCATCACCGATGATGTGAATGATACGGTTAAACTTAATAAAGAGGAAAGGATCTTTCCAATACCTAGTCCTGCTAAAATACCAATGATTCCTCCAACACCACTTAGTACCACTGCCTCAATAAGGAATTGTAAAAGAACGTCTCGTCTCTTAGCACCAATAGCTTTACGAATCCCAATTTCCTTTGTTCGTTCTGAAACGGATACGAGCATAATATTCATGATTCCTATCCCACCAACTAGTAACGAAATACTTGCAATCCCACCCAGCATCATGGTCATTGTGTCTGTGACAGAACTCATAGTATCCATTAAATCCTGTTGGTTCGTTACACTATAAGAATCACTCTTGTTTGGAAATAAAGAGGCCATCTTCATTTCTACCTCGTTCATCACGAAATCCATTTGGTCTTCACTTTTTCCTTGAAGGTAAACTTGATTTATCGTTGTACTCTTTACCAACCGCTGGCCCGTACTTAAAGGAACAATAACAACGTTATCTCCACTTTGGCCCATGGAACTGCCTTTTGAGACTAGTACGCCGACTACTTTAAAAGATGTACCCTCAATTTGAATGTATTGACCAACAGGGTCTATCGAACCAAAGAAGGTAGAGGCCGTATCCGCCCCGATTACCGCAATCTTTTGTCTATATTCAATATCAAGATCTGTAATAAATCTACCTGCACTCACCTTCGTGTCACGAACAGTGGAATACGCTGCATTCGTTCCCGTTAGAGTCACCTGTGAGGTAGTTCTATCCTTCTTCACATTTACCCGACCAGAAACTACGGGAGAAACATCTTTCACTCCACTCAATTTCCCAAGCTCTTCAATTTTATCTTCCGTTAAAGCTAAATCCGTACTAAATGTATTAATAGTTAATAGATTGGTTCCAAGCTGATTAATTTGACTTGCCACATTTTGTGCTGCCCCTTGTGCAATCGAAACAAGGATAATCACGGAAGAGACCCCGATAATCATCCCAAGCATTGTTAGTGCAGACCTTAGCTTGTTCCCTATTATACTGCGGAGTGCCATTTTAATAGATTGAATAATTCCCATCTAGCTCACCTCCATTTTCTTGAAGCTGGCCGTCTTGAATACTGACCATTCTTTTTGCTTGCTTCGCTATTTCTAAATCGTGTGTAATTAAAATAATGGTATGTCCCAATTCATTTAGCTCTTTCATAATGGATAAAATTTCCTTACTAGTCTTGCTATCTAGTGCACCAGTAGGTTCATCAGCCAGGAGAATGGCCGGATTCCCTACAAGTGCTCTCGCAATGGCAACCCGTTGCTGCTGACCACCAGATAGTTGGGTTGGTAAATGTCCTGACCTGTCCTTCAACCCTACTTTTTGAAGGCTTTCTAATGCTCTTTCCCGGCGTTCTTTTGTGGGCACACCACTATATAACAGGGGCAACTCAACATTTTCAAGTGCTGTCAATTTTGTTAATAGATTAAAATTTTGAAAGATGAATCCTATTTTCTGATTTCGGATCGTTGCTAATTGATTGTCATTCATCTTACCGATATCCTTACCAGCCAATAGGTATTTTCCGGACTGGGGTCTATCAAGGCAGCCTATCATGTTCATGAGTGTTGATTTTCCTGAACCAGACGGGCCAATAATGGCTAAGAATTCTCCTTTATCAATCTCAATTGACACATTATTTAAAGCGTGAACCGTTTCGCCACCAAGTTTATATGTCTTCATTAAATCTTTTATTTGAATGATTGGTTTCCCCATTAGTTACCTGTCCTTCCGCTAAATTGTCCTTGACGACCACCGTTTCGGTTAAAGCCGCCCATTCCACCCATATTTGCCCCACCAAAACCTCCACCTTGCATGAAGCCTTTTGTATTGCCGGAAGAGCTTCCGGTAGCGAGTTGAGGTAATTGGACCACTTCCCCTTCCGTTACTCCCTCTGTAATTTCAACATAATCTTCATTGGCTAATCCCGTTTTTACAGTCTTCTGTTCGCTTCCACCATTTGTTTGTGAACTAGTTGTTGAAGAAAGTACCTGCACAAATTTTTCACCATTGCTGCTGTGGATTGCGTCTAACGGAACATATAGTGCCGATTCCTTACTTGCTGTTAATATACTAGCTTCAGTACTCATACCCACTTTAAGGTTTTCTGGTTTATCAATATGAATAATTACATCGAAGGTCGACACACCGTTTGATGAATTTCCCTCTTCAGAAACGGAAGCTACCTTTCCTGTATAAGCCTGGTCCGGGAAAGCATTTATTTTCAAACTTACTGTTTGATCCTTTTTGATTTTAGGAATATCAAGTTCGTCAATTTGTACAACCGTTTGCGAGTCTTTGTAGTTCGTTACATGGGCAACAACTTGTCCACTTGTTACCCGTTCACCTGCCGAAACGGATATGGTGGTCACAATTCCGGACGCAGGTGCTGTAATCGGATCGCTTCCATCAGTAAATGTGATGAGTTCGTCACCCACCTTTACTTCTTCCCCTGTAGCAACTAATACTTCATCAATTTCATTGTTATTATCCTTTGCTTTAATATCTTCACTTGTAACGGGTTGAACTGTTCCTGATCCGCTGATTTTAACTTCTAGCGTTCCTTTTTGTACCGTAGCTGTTCTCACCTGTGCTGAAACTGTTTGACTGCTTGTTTTTGATGAATAATATTGATAGCCAACAAAACCCGCAACCAATAATCCAACTGCTAACATTACCCATTTTTTCATCATGCTCTACTCCTTTTCTAACCCTAGACATGCCTAGGGAGCTCAAAGTTTGTCATAAAATATTATTGCGATGATTCCTTAATTTTTCCTTAAGGGAATATTGACGTGAATTTCACCTTGTTTTATAGTTAAACAAGTGAATAGTTAAAGAGTTTAACTATTTGTCCGAAAAGTGAGGAGACAGATATATGGAGAACAAAACCATTCAGGAATTAATTGACCGCTATGTGACGTTGTCTTTTCAAGTCCATAAAAAAGCAGAATCTTTGATTAAGGGGCAAATTGGTAATGAACTGACAAATGATCAGCACTACATATTAAGATACATTCACCAAGCTAAGGAATGTACCTCTTCTGAATTAGCAGATGCATTTGAAGTAAATAAAAGTGCAATAACAGCCATCATTAATCGAATGGCAGATAGAGGTCTGATTCAGAGAACACGTGATGAAAACGACAGAAGAGTTGTTTATTTAACGTTAACAGAAGAAGGAAATGGCTTATACCAAGATTGCCAGGAAAAAGTACGACTACTAGTTGAATCCATCATTACCCAATTTGATGAGACAGAAATAGTAAATTTTATGAATACGTATGAAAAATTAGCGTCAATCTTATCCAATAAGAAAAAGGAAGAACTGGGGGAAT from Bacillus sp. SLBN-46 encodes:
- a CDS encoding PepSY-associated TM helix domain-containing protein codes for the protein MKKMRKAHLWIGLIASVLIFLESITGLLMNEPWLIGQTQMEGERGNFQQGQFNRGQFRQGEGQANGQMQGPNGFNGTNPSQGQAGMQGGQVQESGGFGRNGNFPEGVRGERLGQGSFMSTIRGLHEGRIGNTDVKWLIDLAALAMIFLTGSGIYLSVQILRADSKRRKRQLENMEVL
- a CDS encoding HAMP domain-containing sensor histidine kinase — protein: MFRQTHIRLTFINSIVFIVLISILGSTIYFYTDSRLYKDVNQSLQESLDHFQEQPRPGIGPDKDDMREGEGKSFLRVMRRDPRIMTLIWDENKKLIAEQNREADLFLDHENAIRPKALNSLQDVEVEEFSYRYVAFEVNHPELGKVTVQFIRNVNSEKELLNQLLLIITVGIGIGVVLAVISGYFLAGKALVPIKRAWQKQTEFVSDASHELRTPLAVIQAKTDILFRSPSATIQDKILDISAISNESRRLSKLVTNLLTLARSDSDQIEMKKNAFQLDELLKEIIHHYEEIAMYQEKTLHLSTLEPVEFFADKERIHQLIVILLDNAMKYTQEGGEILLSCRQSHSSIYLEVKDNGIGIPEEDIPKIFDRFYQSDKARTAAEGTGLGLSIAKWIIEKHHGRTKVQSSLGKGTTIEIIFPRAQKN
- a CDS encoding response regulator transcription factor — translated: MRLLVVEDNIPLLESIVQLLSDEFEVDQAANGEDALFLAMQNIHDVIVLDVMIPEIDGFEVLQTIRKEGLKIPVLFLTARDSLEDRVKGLDSGGDDYLVKPFQAAELKARIRALLRRSGSLTTNQTIQYRGIELLGKERDIVANGESIKLTSKQYELLEYLIQNKGAILTKEQIYDRVWGFDSDTTIAIVEVFMHHLRKKLEPTGYHADIKTIRGVGYMLNEE
- a CDS encoding ABC transporter permease, translated to MGIIQSIKMALRSIIGNKLRSALTMLGMIIGVSSVIILVSIAQGAAQNVASQINQLGTNLLTINTFSTDLALTEDKIEELGKLSGVKDVSPVVSGRVNVKKDRTTSQVTLTGTNAAYSTVRDTKVSAGRFITDLDIEYRQKIAVIGADTASTFFGSIDPVGQYIQIEGTSFKVVGVLVSKGSSMGQSGDNVVIVPLSTGQRLVKSTTINQVYLQGKSEDQMDFVMNEVEMKMASLFPNKSDSYSVTNQQDLMDTMSSVTDTMTMMLGGIASISLLVGGIGIMNIMLVSVSERTKEIGIRKAIGAKRRDVLLQFLIEAVVLSGVGGIIGILAGLGIGKILSSLLSLTVSFTSSVMLLSFLFSLAVGVIFGVFPANKASKLNPIQALRYE
- a CDS encoding ABC transporter ATP-binding protein; the protein is MGKPIIQIKDLMKTYKLGGETVHALNNVSIEIDKGEFLAIIGPSGSGKSTLMNMIGCLDRPQSGKYLLAGKDIGKMNDNQLATIRNQKIGFIFQNFNLLTKLTALENVELPLLYSGVPTKERRERALESLQKVGLKDRSGHLPTQLSGGQQQRVAIARALVGNPAILLADEPTGALDSKTSKEILSIMKELNELGHTIILITHDLEIAKQAKRMVSIQDGQLQENGGELDGNYSIY
- a CDS encoding efflux RND transporter periplasmic adaptor subunit gives rise to the protein MMKKWVMLAVGLLVAGFVGYQYYSSKTSSQTVSAQVRTATVQKGTLEVKISGSGTVQPVTSEDIKAKDNNNEIDEVLVATGEEVKVGDELITFTDGSDPITAPASGIVTTISVSAGERVTSGQVVAHVTNYKDSQTVVQIDELDIPKIKKDQTVSLKINAFPDQAYTGKVASVSEEGNSSNGVSTFDVIIHIDKPENLKVGMSTEASILTASKESALYVPLDAIHSSNGEKFVQVLSSTTSSQTNGGSEQKTVKTGLANEDYVEITEGVTEGEVVQLPQLATGSSSGNTKGFMQGGGFGGANMGGMGGFNRNGGRQGQFSGRTGN
- a CDS encoding MarR family transcriptional regulator, producing the protein MENKTIQELIDRYVTLSFQVHKKAESLIKGQIGNELTNDQHYILRYIHQAKECTSSELADAFEVNKSAITAIINRMADRGLIQRTRDENDRRVVYLTLTEEGNGLYQDCQEKVRLLVESIITQFDETEIVNFMNTYEKLASILSNKKKEELGE